The Kitasatospora setae KM-6054 genome contains a region encoding:
- a CDS encoding MMPL family transporter yields MNRSAPAPTAPPAAVADPPRPGLLGRLGVWSVHHFKTVLAGWLVLVIGLGAFAPQVTSALSGAGWQADGSDSVQVRALAERHFAGNASSAIQIVVTADRPVDDPGVRQVVDRAAALAAADSRVSTVIPPQPGATVSPDGRTAVLLAGAAASPDDMVRAADDLKEPLRALSGDGVEVTATGASVLWSDFNKANHDAMMKSEVMSWPVTLGILVLAFGSLVAAGLPLLLTMAGLAASAGSLVLISHLFPISVWAMNFAMMFALALGIDYALFLVVRFRAARAAGKDGPRAVAETMDTAGKAVLLSGATVLVSLSAVMLVPAPAFRSMAGGIMLAVLFVLAATLTLLPAVLGRLGHRVDALALPWAKRRTAQTSPRFAAWGERLWKHPLRWGALALTVLLALAAPVLGLRTAMPSIDVLPGDASARAGYTAVQQAFGAGTPGTLQILTPADQAEATVRTVTANPGIAGVLPAQPAADGTDWTMVQAVPTVDPSDPRLGHTVDTLRAELPDRALVGGASVENLDLQHLLTEKTPLVIGVVMALGFVLLLFALRAPLIAALGTVAGLLSTGAAFGVARLVFQDGHGAGLLGFTPQGFLDGWAPVFFFAMIFAIAMDYTVFLLASAKEQYERTGDPRQAMVGALAHSGRVVFAAAAVMVAVFFTFAISGPLPPKEMGIVLGVAVLLDAALVRLVLLPVMLRLAGRAAWHTPRWLDRVLPRIPFSHS; encoded by the coding sequence GTGAACCGCTCCGCCCCCGCCCCGACGGCCCCGCCGGCGGCCGTCGCCGACCCGCCCCGCCCGGGCCTGCTGGGCCGGCTCGGCGTGTGGTCCGTGCACCACTTCAAGACCGTGCTGGCCGGCTGGCTGGTGCTGGTGATCGGACTGGGCGCGTTCGCCCCGCAGGTCACCTCGGCGCTGTCCGGCGCGGGCTGGCAGGCCGACGGCTCGGACTCGGTGCAGGTCCGCGCGCTCGCCGAGCGGCACTTCGCCGGGAACGCCTCGTCCGCGATCCAGATCGTGGTCACCGCCGACCGTCCGGTCGACGATCCGGGCGTGCGGCAGGTGGTCGACCGGGCCGCCGCGCTGGCCGCCGCCGACAGCCGGGTCTCCACCGTGATACCGCCGCAGCCCGGCGCCACCGTCAGCCCGGACGGCCGCACCGCCGTCCTGCTGGCTGGGGCCGCCGCCTCGCCCGACGACATGGTGCGGGCCGCCGACGACCTGAAGGAGCCGCTGCGCGCCCTCTCCGGCGACGGCGTCGAGGTCACCGCGACCGGGGCCTCCGTGCTGTGGAGCGACTTCAACAAGGCCAACCACGACGCGATGATGAAGTCCGAGGTGATGTCCTGGCCGGTCACCCTGGGCATCCTGGTGCTGGCCTTCGGCTCGCTGGTCGCCGCCGGACTGCCGCTGCTGCTCACCATGGCCGGCCTGGCCGCGTCCGCCGGGTCGCTGGTGCTGATCAGCCACCTGTTCCCGATCTCGGTCTGGGCGATGAACTTCGCGATGATGTTCGCGCTCGCCCTCGGCATCGACTACGCGCTGTTCCTGGTGGTGCGCTTCCGCGCCGCCCGGGCCGCCGGGAAGGACGGGCCGCGCGCCGTCGCCGAGACCATGGACACCGCGGGCAAGGCCGTGCTGCTCTCCGGCGCGACCGTGCTGGTCAGCCTCTCCGCCGTGATGCTGGTGCCCGCGCCCGCGTTCCGCTCGATGGCCGGCGGCATCATGCTCGCCGTGCTGTTCGTGCTCGCCGCCACCCTGACCCTGCTGCCCGCCGTCCTCGGCAGGCTCGGCCACCGGGTCGACGCGCTCGCCCTGCCCTGGGCGAAGCGGCGGACCGCACAGACCTCGCCGCGGTTCGCCGCCTGGGGCGAGCGGCTCTGGAAGCACCCGCTGCGCTGGGGCGCCCTCGCGCTGACCGTGCTGCTCGCGCTCGCCGCGCCCGTCCTCGGGCTGCGCACCGCGATGCCCTCGATCGACGTGCTGCCCGGCGACGCCAGCGCCCGGGCCGGCTACACCGCCGTCCAGCAGGCGTTCGGCGCCGGCACCCCCGGCACCCTGCAGATCCTCACCCCCGCCGACCAGGCCGAGGCCACCGTCCGGACCGTCACCGCGAACCCCGGCATCGCCGGCGTGCTGCCCGCCCAGCCGGCCGCCGACGGCACCGACTGGACGATGGTGCAGGCCGTGCCGACCGTCGACCCGTCCGACCCGCGGCTCGGCCACACCGTCGACACGCTGCGCGCCGAACTGCCCGACCGCGCACTGGTCGGCGGCGCCTCGGTGGAGAACCTCGACCTCCAGCACCTGCTGACCGAGAAGACCCCGCTGGTGATCGGCGTCGTCATGGCGCTCGGCTTCGTCCTGCTGCTGTTCGCGCTGCGCGCCCCGCTGATCGCCGCGCTCGGCACCGTCGCCGGACTGCTCTCCACCGGCGCCGCGTTCGGCGTCGCCCGGCTGGTCTTCCAGGACGGGCACGGCGCCGGACTGCTCGGCTTCACCCCGCAGGGCTTCCTGGACGGCTGGGCGCCGGTCTTCTTCTTCGCGATGATCTTCGCGATCGCGATGGACTACACCGTCTTCCTGCTCGCCTCCGCCAAGGAGCAGTACGAGCGCACCGGCGACCCCCGGCAGGCGATGGTCGGCGCGCTGGCCCACTCCGGCCGGGTGGTCTTCGCGGCGGCCGCCGTGATGGTCGCGGTGTTCTTCACCTTCGCCATCTCCGGACCGCTGCCGCCCAAGGAGATGGGCATCGTGCTGGGCGTCGCCGTGCTGCTGGACGCGGCGCTGGTCCGACTGGTGCTGCTGCCCGTCATGCTCCGGCTGGCCGGACGGGCCGCCTGGCACACGCCCCGGTGGCTGGACCGCGTCCTGCCGAGGATCCCGTTCTCGCACTCCTGA
- a CDS encoding DUF302 domain-containing protein, translating into MANGITATLTGIPFAAAAEKVRAALAGQGFGVLTEIDMTATLRAKLGVELEDYLVLGACNPPIAHRALEADRRIGLLLPCNVVLRAVPEGILVEAMDPELMVEFTGRPELAEVADEAAGRLRAALGSLAD; encoded by the coding sequence ATGGCGAACGGCATCACCGCCACGCTGACCGGCATCCCCTTCGCGGCGGCCGCCGAGAAGGTCCGCGCGGCGCTCGCCGGGCAGGGCTTCGGCGTGCTCACCGAGATCGACATGACGGCCACCCTGCGCGCCAAGCTCGGCGTCGAACTGGAGGACTACCTGGTCCTCGGCGCCTGCAACCCCCCGATCGCCCACCGCGCCCTGGAGGCGGACCGCCGGATCGGCCTGCTGCTGCCCTGCAACGTGGTGCTGCGCGCCGTCCCGGAGGGCATCCTGGTCGAGGCGATGGACCCGGAGCTGATGGTGGAGTTCACCGGGCGCCCGGAGCTCGCCGAGGTCGCGGACGAGGCGGCCGGCCGGCTGCGCGCGGCGCTCGGCTCGCTGGCGGACTGA
- a CDS encoding prealbumin-like fold domain-containing protein, producing the protein MRTLRFLLAAALLAGLPGPAAAAPADTGPLLVTYVARVCDRYDQVMANKARNNIQESLRDLGPDSNYPGGEAVNPAREQAGTPAPPCRPLPGWTFGTGTGFTGKTPATLQLTTLTGVLREDITTAASTPELDARGNPTGRTLDGAVTVPLTAAEQDAARRNSLVAAGGTKSAPLNGMQDRYGFAALRCAQDAVNGDNVEYLTYPAGARHVFCYYYAITPPPGAGTITVVKRVAPGSNGQGVFRFDGNLSYADTNGDGVNDFLLTASAAQQSSMDFVRGETRTGDDPWTFQEDVDPGSGWLPAGQPDCTAVGADGGPGTSVLLADSTGLVSVRLTAGDHVTCVFTNSRAAGQALLQKESIGGTGTFDLDVTPPPGADVLVTSPVTTTAEGVPVTVASAEHPPPGHYGLSETVPAPDGTGYWETPTAFCDGTELPVTLGPATPEAPNGTWLAGYDLAPDTTASCLLTNRFVPGGHIGIEKVTRGGTGTFRYVVQGRPVPRAGRSPIPPPQQSVATTTAEDTPATAVRADGSPGPAATLLPVGPLYRYSVQELLPAPTADGWWALESVDCGQAGSAPDLERALVEVLLTAEDPTPTCRFTNRFHRVTRLDVVKLTTDDTALRPLAARLELRCTGDESPAALLVDPGRPRADLGRRTFTTPTSCVLTEPATGAATGIDTATSAVLRDDTDGTEQPVALGREFTVPAERSSTVTVTNRLTRPSPSPSPSPSPSHSPSTDPSPSPSPTVPTTPTTPTAPSPAAPPPAGGLPETGSSPFPLLGAVSAGVLLSAGGTLLAAARRRRRH; encoded by the coding sequence ATGCGCACTCTGCGGTTCCTGCTCGCCGCCGCCCTGCTGGCGGGGCTCCCCGGCCCGGCCGCCGCCGCGCCCGCCGACACCGGGCCGCTGCTGGTGACGTACGTCGCCCGGGTCTGCGACCGGTACGACCAGGTGATGGCCAACAAGGCCCGCAACAACATCCAGGAGTCGCTGCGCGACCTCGGGCCGGACTCCAACTACCCGGGCGGCGAAGCCGTCAACCCGGCCCGGGAGCAGGCCGGAACCCCGGCGCCGCCCTGCCGGCCGCTGCCCGGCTGGACGTTCGGCACCGGCACCGGGTTCACCGGCAAGACCCCGGCCACCCTCCAGCTCACCACCCTCACCGGCGTCCTGCGCGAGGACATCACCACCGCCGCGAGCACCCCCGAACTCGACGCCCGGGGCAACCCCACCGGCCGCACCCTGGACGGCGCCGTCACCGTGCCGCTCACCGCCGCCGAGCAGGACGCCGCCCGGCGCAACTCGCTGGTCGCCGCCGGCGGCACCAAGTCCGCCCCGCTGAACGGGATGCAGGACCGGTACGGCTTCGCGGCGCTGCGCTGCGCCCAGGACGCCGTCAACGGCGACAACGTCGAGTACCTGACCTACCCGGCGGGCGCGCGGCACGTGTTCTGCTACTACTACGCGATCACCCCGCCGCCCGGCGCGGGCACCATCACCGTGGTCAAGCGGGTCGCCCCGGGCTCCAACGGCCAGGGCGTGTTCCGCTTCGACGGCAACCTGTCCTACGCGGACACCAACGGCGACGGGGTCAACGACTTCCTGCTGACCGCGAGCGCGGCCCAGCAGTCCTCGATGGACTTCGTCCGCGGCGAGACCCGTACGGGCGACGACCCGTGGACCTTCCAGGAGGACGTCGACCCCGGCAGCGGCTGGCTGCCCGCCGGGCAGCCCGACTGCACGGCCGTCGGCGCCGACGGCGGCCCCGGCACCAGCGTCCTGCTCGCCGACAGCACCGGCCTGGTCTCCGTGCGGCTCACCGCCGGCGACCACGTGACCTGCGTCTTCACCAACAGCCGGGCGGCCGGGCAGGCGCTGCTGCAGAAGGAGAGCATCGGCGGCACCGGCACCTTCGACCTCGACGTCACCCCGCCGCCCGGCGCCGACGTGCTGGTCACCTCGCCGGTCACCACCACCGCCGAGGGAGTGCCGGTCACGGTGGCCTCCGCCGAGCACCCGCCGCCGGGCCACTACGGGCTGAGCGAGACCGTCCCGGCCCCCGACGGCACCGGGTACTGGGAGACGCCGACCGCGTTCTGCGACGGCACCGAACTGCCCGTCACCCTCGGCCCCGCCACGCCCGAGGCGCCGAACGGCACCTGGCTGGCCGGGTACGACCTGGCGCCCGACACCACCGCCTCCTGCCTGCTCACCAACCGCTTCGTGCCCGGCGGGCACATCGGCATCGAGAAGGTCACCCGCGGCGGCACCGGCACCTTCCGGTACGTGGTCCAGGGCCGGCCCGTCCCCCGCGCGGGCCGGTCGCCGATCCCGCCGCCGCAGCAGTCCGTCGCCACCACCACCGCCGAGGACACCCCCGCCACCGCCGTCCGCGCCGACGGCTCCCCCGGCCCCGCCGCGACCCTGCTCCCGGTCGGCCCGCTGTACCGCTACAGCGTGCAGGAACTGCTGCCCGCCCCCACCGCCGACGGCTGGTGGGCCCTGGAATCCGTCGACTGCGGCCAGGCCGGCTCCGCCCCGGACCTGGAGCGGGCCCTCGTCGAGGTCCTCCTGACCGCCGAGGACCCCACCCCCACCTGCCGGTTCACCAACCGCTTCCACCGCGTCACCCGGCTGGACGTCGTCAAACTCACCACCGACGACACCGCGCTGCGCCCGCTCGCCGCCCGGCTCGAACTGCGCTGCACCGGCGACGAGAGCCCCGCCGCCCTGCTGGTCGACCCCGGCCGCCCGCGCGCCGACCTCGGCCGGCGGACCTTCACCACCCCGACCAGCTGCGTCCTCACCGAACCCGCCACCGGCGCGGCCACCGGCATCGACACCGCGACCTCCGCCGTCCTGCGCGACGACACCGACGGCACCGAGCAACCCGTCGCACTGGGACGGGAGTTCACCGTCCCGGCGGAACGCTCCTCGACGGTCACCGTCACCAACCGGCTGACCCGCCCGTCGCCCTCGCCGTCCCCGAGCCCCTCGCCGAGCCATTCGCCGAGCACCGACCCGAGCCCGTCGCCGTCCCCCACCGTGCCGACGACACCGACGACACCGACGGCGCCGAGCCCCGCCGCTCCGCCGCCCGCCGGGGGCCTGCCGGAGACCGGGAGTTCGCCGTTCCCGCTGCTGGGCGCGGTCTCCGCCGGCGTGCTGCTCAGCGCCGGGGGAACCCTGCTGGCCGCAGCCCGTCGCCGCCGCCGGCACTGA
- a CDS encoding RHS repeat-associated core domain-containing protein, whose product MGLVQGAEWILAPIQARAAASPPDVPTVTGLSPWWSNAYNRLGYATSATPTLRAMATAAAGNYQAQFEMTPDPAFNDTAYAFTGTSALTASGAVALLTVPASSALPQGVHLRLRARAYDGTNYGAWSGYTAYTVDAAAPAAPTISCAGAPAGDWTASVPAESPCTLSTGAADGQGYAWGLDDYSASQRAWDTAGTGTGKTLTVNVSPGAGWHTLYARTIDAAGNESTDTTAYSFGVGPGAAALLTPLGGERTARRLALSALGKTDYTGVTYQYRLGAADGWKDIPASAVTKTAGGQVSWPLAVSGGNSAPLTWNVTDTLAADSPVDVQAKFVRADGGTGYTQASTVVVDRTAGSAPARQLGPGNVNLLTGDFTVGSTDASFFGLSVTRSTSSRQPDAGSARAGQAAIFGPQWSSGIQAELTGTSWSAVQQTSATSVALVSGDGGRVGFTATADGGWVGEPGAGELTLTGSLTGSFTLKDTAGTTATFAKVDPAATTWALATSFLATDNSTTAVVSEKATVNGQVVARPKYVVAPTSAVPNATCAATPATKGCRVLEFDYAGATTASGNAFGDFTGQVRQVKLWTTVPGAAAATASGVAAYAYDSAGRLRESWDPRLSTPLKTAYGYDAAGRLTGLTPPGELPWTMAYGKVGGSSVAGDGMLLAVSRPNLRPGTASTTDGTDAVSSLVYNVPVSGTRAPYQLATSDVRGWHQEVAPSDATAVFPADQVPASHDGADLTAADYRRATVQYVDASGQDVDLAEPGGRISSTQYDRYGNVVRALGAGNRSVALGLTEADRAAQRDLGIASLGSADRAALLEDRSVWSADGMRELETFGPLHRVDLVSDFKSGTTVLLTAGTSVAARAWAVKEYDTGRPTDGSAVTSNRLTITTSGLRVNGYNSILADKRVTETQYDWAKGLPKLTIKDGAGVALSYGTGYDAQGRIVSEQMPGSNGADAGARVTVYWKGDGTGWCQGRPEWADQVCWKGPAGDIAGGGANPQQQTDTSFEYGRWGQITETDETSGSTYRNTFLSYDNAGRLVTSHLTGNTGQPLTDVTTAYSGTNGRPVSTSSTGGGTVSRDYDALGRVVSYTDADGGTTTTSYDPLGRVLTVTDSAPSTTTYAYDSAVEPGGQPVRIVDSVAGTITAEYGPDGTVTAQHLPGGYTAKQTRNTVGQVVNVTYTRDSDGTVVMADSETRSIHDQVTTHANSVTPGSQKYLYDKAGRLVEVQETAAGVCTDRAYTLDRHSNRTALTTTTGAAGAPCGTTGGTTANHTYDTADRIVDPGYAYDALGRTTALPGGTSLSYYSNDRAHQETTGTTRQTWTLDSAQRVRGWTVETSGTGGWNQTASKLNHYGCECDSPTWIVEDRATGDLTRNVRGLDGGLAATTGRTGAVVLQLANLHGDVTLRLPLDASLTPTVQDADEYGNARTAQTPPRYGWHGAQQRSGEALSGLVLMGARLYNPATGRFLSTDPVEGGSLNAYEYGAADPVNKTDLTGTYWRERTQTQTTSTYSLRIRRVCNDQWRCYLNWDLSFRGKYRYATILGGWDWAVFVSYWKVGGGRYSHSEGGSYMFHGDWYSNDRNKGPGYYRYASFWSLWLDPGDTVTFRAAGRAIIDCRRTEVWSVDAWFGGGGSYS is encoded by the coding sequence GTGGGCCTGGTCCAGGGCGCGGAATGGATCCTGGCCCCCATCCAGGCCCGGGCGGCCGCCTCGCCCCCGGACGTCCCCACCGTCACCGGCCTGTCGCCCTGGTGGTCGAACGCCTACAACCGGCTCGGCTACGCCACCAGTGCCACACCGACGCTGCGCGCCATGGCCACCGCCGCAGCCGGCAATTACCAGGCGCAGTTCGAAATGACCCCGGACCCGGCGTTCAACGACACCGCGTACGCGTTCACGGGCACGTCCGCGCTCACCGCGTCGGGCGCGGTCGCGCTCCTCACCGTCCCGGCGAGCAGCGCTCTGCCGCAGGGCGTCCACCTCCGGCTGCGGGCGCGGGCCTACGACGGCACGAACTACGGCGCCTGGAGCGGGTACACCGCCTACACGGTGGACGCCGCCGCTCCCGCCGCACCGACCATCAGCTGCGCGGGCGCCCCGGCCGGGGACTGGACCGCCTCGGTGCCCGCGGAGAGCCCGTGCACCCTGTCCACCGGCGCGGCCGACGGCCAGGGCTACGCCTGGGGCCTGGACGACTACTCCGCCTCGCAGCGGGCCTGGGACACCGCGGGCACCGGCACCGGGAAGACGTTGACCGTCAACGTCTCCCCCGGCGCGGGCTGGCACACCCTGTACGCGCGGACCATCGACGCGGCCGGCAACGAGTCGACCGACACCACCGCCTACAGCTTCGGCGTCGGCCCCGGTGCCGCGGCCCTGCTGACCCCGCTCGGGGGCGAGCGCACGGCGCGCCGGCTCGCGCTGTCCGCGCTCGGGAAAACCGACTACACCGGCGTGACCTACCAGTACCGGCTCGGCGCCGCGGACGGCTGGAAGGACATCCCGGCCTCCGCCGTCACCAAGACGGCGGGCGGTCAGGTCAGTTGGCCACTCGCCGTCTCGGGCGGCAACTCCGCCCCGCTCACCTGGAACGTCACCGACACCCTCGCCGCCGACAGCCCGGTCGACGTCCAGGCGAAGTTCGTCCGGGCCGACGGCGGCACCGGCTACACCCAGGCGTCCACCGTCGTGGTGGACCGCACCGCGGGCAGCGCGCCGGCCCGGCAGCTCGGCCCGGGCAACGTCAACCTGCTCACCGGCGACTTCACCGTCGGCTCGACCGACGCGTCGTTCTTCGGGCTGAGCGTGACCCGCAGCACCTCCTCACGGCAGCCCGACGCCGGTTCCGCCCGGGCCGGGCAGGCCGCGATCTTCGGCCCGCAGTGGTCCTCCGGCATCCAGGCAGAGCTGACCGGCACCAGCTGGTCCGCCGTCCAGCAGACCTCCGCGACGTCGGTGGCGCTGGTCTCCGGCGACGGCGGCCGAGTCGGCTTCACCGCCACCGCGGACGGCGGCTGGGTCGGCGAGCCGGGCGCCGGCGAGCTGACCCTGACCGGCTCGCTGACCGGTTCCTTCACGCTCAAGGACACCGCGGGCACGACCGCCACCTTCGCCAAGGTGGACCCGGCCGCGACCACGTGGGCCCTCGCCACCAGCTTCCTGGCGACCGACAACTCCACCACCGCGGTGGTCTCGGAGAAGGCCACCGTGAACGGCCAGGTCGTCGCCCGTCCCAAGTACGTGGTCGCACCCACCAGCGCCGTCCCGAACGCGACCTGCGCCGCCACGCCCGCCACCAAGGGCTGCCGAGTGCTGGAGTTCGACTACGCGGGCGCCACCACGGCGAGCGGCAACGCCTTCGGCGACTTCACCGGCCAGGTCAGGCAGGTCAAGCTGTGGACCACCGTCCCCGGTGCCGCCGCGGCCACCGCGTCCGGCGTCGCGGCGTACGCCTACGACAGCGCGGGCCGGCTCCGGGAGTCCTGGGACCCCCGGCTGTCCACCCCGCTCAAGACCGCCTACGGCTACGATGCCGCGGGCCGGCTGACCGGCCTCACCCCGCCCGGCGAGCTGCCCTGGACGATGGCCTACGGCAAGGTCGGCGGTTCCTCGGTCGCCGGTGACGGCATGCTGCTCGCGGTCTCCCGGCCCAACCTCCGGCCCGGGACGGCGAGCACCACCGACGGCACCGACGCCGTCAGCAGCCTCGTCTACAACGTGCCGGTCAGCGGGACCCGGGCGCCGTACCAGCTCGCCACCTCCGACGTGCGCGGCTGGCACCAGGAAGTCGCCCCGAGCGACGCCACCGCGGTCTTCCCCGCCGACCAGGTCCCGGCCTCGCACGACGGCGCCGACCTGACCGCCGCCGACTACCGGCGGGCCACCGTCCAGTACGTCGACGCCTCGGGCCAGGACGTCGATCTGGCCGAGCCGGGCGGCCGCATCAGCAGCACCCAGTACGACCGCTACGGCAACGTGGTCCGCGCCCTCGGCGCGGGGAACCGCTCGGTGGCGCTCGGCCTCACCGAAGCGGACCGGGCCGCCCAGCGGGACCTCGGCATCGCCTCGCTCGGCAGCGCCGACCGGGCCGCCCTGCTGGAGGACCGCTCGGTCTGGAGCGCCGACGGCATGCGCGAACTGGAGACCTTCGGGCCGCTGCACCGGGTCGACCTGGTCTCGGACTTCAAGTCCGGCACCACCGTCCTGCTGACGGCCGGCACCTCGGTGGCCGCGCGGGCCTGGGCGGTCAAGGAGTACGACACGGGACGGCCGACCGACGGCAGTGCCGTGACCTCCAACCGCCTGACCATCACCACCAGCGGCCTGCGGGTCAACGGGTACAACTCGATCCTCGCCGACAAGCGGGTCACCGAGACCCAGTACGACTGGGCCAAGGGCCTGCCGAAGCTCACCATCAAGGACGGCGCGGGCGTCGCGCTCAGCTACGGCACGGGCTACGACGCACAGGGCCGGATCGTCTCCGAGCAGATGCCCGGCAGCAACGGCGCGGACGCCGGCGCCCGGGTGACCGTCTACTGGAAGGGGGACGGCACCGGCTGGTGCCAGGGCCGACCGGAGTGGGCCGACCAGGTCTGCTGGAAGGGCCCGGCCGGTGACATCGCCGGCGGCGGCGCCAACCCGCAGCAGCAGACCGACACCAGCTTCGAGTACGGCCGCTGGGGGCAGATCACGGAGACCGACGAGACCTCCGGGAGCACCTACCGCAACACCTTCCTCAGCTACGACAACGCGGGCCGGCTGGTCACCAGCCACCTGACCGGCAACACCGGGCAGCCGCTCACGGACGTGACCACCGCCTACAGCGGCACCAACGGCCGCCCGGTGAGCACCTCGTCCACCGGCGGCGGCACCGTCAGCCGCGACTACGACGCCCTCGGCCGGGTCGTCTCCTACACCGACGCCGACGGCGGCACCACGACCACCTCCTACGACCCGCTCGGCCGGGTACTCACCGTCACCGACAGCGCCCCCTCCACCACCACGTACGCGTACGACTCCGCCGTCGAGCCCGGCGGCCAGCCGGTGCGGATCGTGGACTCCGTCGCGGGCACCATCACCGCCGAGTACGGGCCGGACGGCACCGTCACGGCCCAGCACCTGCCCGGCGGCTACACCGCCAAGCAGACCCGGAACACGGTCGGGCAGGTCGTCAACGTCACCTACACCCGTGACTCCGACGGCACGGTCGTGATGGCCGACAGCGAGACCCGCTCGATCCACGACCAGGTCACCACGCACGCCAACAGCGTCACGCCCGGCAGCCAGAAGTACCTGTACGACAAGGCGGGCCGGCTGGTCGAGGTGCAGGAGACCGCAGCCGGCGTGTGCACCGACCGCGCCTACACCCTGGACCGGCACTCCAACCGCACCGCGCTGACCACCACCACCGGTGCCGCCGGCGCCCCCTGCGGCACCACCGGCGGCACCACCGCCAACCACACCTACGACACCGCCGACCGGATCGTCGACCCCGGCTACGCCTACGACGCCCTCGGCCGCACCACCGCCCTGCCCGGCGGCACGTCCCTCTCCTACTACTCCAACGACCGGGCCCACCAGGAGACCACCGGGACCACCCGGCAGACCTGGACCCTCGACTCCGCCCAGCGCGTCCGCGGCTGGACCGTCGAGACCTCCGGCACCGGCGGCTGGAACCAGACCGCCTCGAAGCTCAACCACTACGGCTGCGAGTGCGACAGCCCGACCTGGATCGTCGAGGACCGGGCGACCGGCGACCTGACCCGGAACGTCCGGGGCCTGGACGGCGGACTGGCCGCGACCACCGGCCGGACCGGCGCGGTCGTGCTGCAACTGGCCAACCTACACGGCGACGTCACCCTCCGGCTGCCGCTGGACGCCTCGCTCACCCCGACCGTCCAGGACGCCGACGAGTACGGCAACGCCCGCACCGCGCAGACCCCGCCGCGGTACGGCTGGCACGGCGCGCAGCAGCGCTCCGGCGAGGCGCTCTCCGGTCTGGTGCTGATGGGCGCGCGCCTGTACAACCCGGCGACGGGCCGCTTCCTGTCCACCGACCCGGTCGAGGGCGGCAGCCTCAACGCGTACGAGTACGGCGCGGCCGACCCGGTGAACAAGACCGACCTGACCGGCACCTACTGGCGGGAACGCACCCAGACCCAGACCACCTCGACGTACTCGCTGCGGATCCGGCGGGTCTGCAACGACCAGTGGCGCTGCTACCTGAACTGGGACCTCAGCTTCCGCGGGAAGTACCGTTACGCCACCATCCTGGGCGGCTGGGACTGGGCGGTGTTCGTCAGCTACTGGAAGGTCGGCGGCGGGCGCTACAGCCACTCCGAGGGGGGCAGCTACATGTTCCACGGCGACTGGTACAGCAACGACCGGAACAAGGGGCCGGGCTACTACCGGTACGCCAGCTTCTGGAGCCTGTGGCTCGACCCCGGCGACACCGTGACCTTCCGGGCCGCCGGGCGGGCCATCATCGACTGCCGGCGGACGGAGGTCTGGTCGGTCGACGCCTGGTTCGGCGGAGGCGGCAGCTACTCCTGA
- a CDS encoding cytochrome c oxidase assembly protein, which produces MSHPVAVAPWHWSALADTWTVEPVVAALCALLAAGYLAGARRHRAGGAGGWPWYRTAAFLGGLAVWVWTTCSGLGVYERVLFTDRAAQLVLLLMLVPMLLALGAPVSLLDAALPAAGRARLRAALGGRVSRVLMFPLVSTVLLVAPPWLLYFTPWYEATLTSRAGNTGFHLLLVLLGLLYFWPRLQLDPVARPYPLLIGVVITFVEVVFDAALALVLLYGGHLVAEPYYAQLARDWGPSLARDQFVGGNAIWILGDLVGLPFLCALIRRMVVTGRAETAAVDAALDAAEAEAAARAAAVEAGAGAGVAPEEGERPWWLDDPRLRHRYNG; this is translated from the coding sequence ATGTCCCACCCCGTGGCCGTGGCGCCCTGGCACTGGTCGGCGCTGGCCGACACCTGGACCGTCGAGCCGGTGGTGGCCGCGCTCTGCGCGCTGCTCGCGGCCGGCTACCTGGCGGGCGCGCGCCGCCACCGGGCGGGCGGGGCGGGCGGTTGGCCGTGGTACCGCACGGCGGCGTTCCTGGGCGGACTGGCGGTCTGGGTCTGGACGACCTGCTCGGGCCTGGGCGTGTACGAGCGGGTGCTGTTCACCGACCGGGCGGCGCAGTTGGTGCTGCTGCTGATGCTCGTCCCGATGCTGCTGGCGCTGGGCGCGCCGGTCTCGCTGCTGGACGCGGCGCTGCCGGCGGCGGGCCGGGCCCGGCTGCGGGCGGCGCTGGGCGGGCGGGTGTCGCGGGTGCTGATGTTCCCGCTGGTGTCGACGGTGCTGCTGGTCGCGCCGCCGTGGTTGCTGTACTTCACGCCGTGGTACGAGGCGACGCTGACCAGCCGGGCCGGGAACACCGGCTTCCACCTGCTGCTGGTGCTGCTGGGCCTGCTGTACTTCTGGCCGCGGCTGCAACTGGACCCGGTGGCCCGCCCGTACCCGCTGCTGATCGGCGTGGTGATCACCTTCGTCGAGGTGGTGTTCGACGCGGCGCTGGCGCTCGTCCTGCTGTACGGCGGCCACCTGGTCGCCGAGCCGTACTACGCGCAGCTGGCCCGCGACTGGGGGCCGTCGCTCGCCCGGGACCAGTTCGTCGGCGGGAACGCGATCTGGATCCTCGGCGACCTGGTCGGCCTGCCGTTCCTGTGCGCGCTGATCCGGCGGATGGTGGTGACCGGGCGGGCCGAGACGGCGGCGGTGGACGCGGCACTGGACGCGGCGGAGGCCGAGGCGGCGGCGCGGGCGGCGGCAGTCGAGGCGGGGGCCGGGGCGGGGGTCGCTCCGGAGGAGGGCGAGCGGCCGTGGTGGCTGGACGACCCCCGTCTGCGGCACCGCTACAACGGCTGA